The Sesamum indicum cultivar Zhongzhi No. 13 linkage group LG1, S_indicum_v1.0, whole genome shotgun sequence genome includes a window with the following:
- the LOC105158987 gene encoding protein LURP-one-related 8: MLLFLKSTSRTVHHCHEEEGVQYNKYSRGDEEACVSLTVWTKSLVFSCKGFTVIGPDGSLVYRVDNYTGRPDQTLLMDGSGNPIFTICRRKKLGLVDNHWQVYEGEMGNNNINSSSKKPMFCVRKNTSIMRRKPSVLAYVSGGMLSERGHTYTIEGSYVHRSCKILDTTKRVVAEIKKKEALPGGVSFGLEVFDLIVKPGIESRFAMAIVILLDRMFS, translated from the exons TCTCTTCTTGAAATCTACATCAAGAACAGTCCACCATTGTCATGAGGAAGAAGGAGTTCAGTACAACAAGTACAGTAGGGGTGATGAAGAAGCATGTGTTTCCCTCACAGTTTGGACAAAATCACTTGTTTTCAGCTGTAAGGGCTTCACTGTGATTGGCCCTGATGGCAGCTTAGTCTATAGAGTAGATAATTACACCGGCCGCCCCGATCAAACCCTGCTCATGGATGGCTCAGGAAATCCCATTTTCACTATCTGTCGTCGCAAG AAGCTGGGGCTAGTAGACAACCACTGGCAAGTCTATGAAGGAGAAATGGGCAACAACAACATCAACTCATCATCAAAGAAACCTATGTTTTGTGTGAGGAAGAACACAAGCATCATGAGAAGAAAACCTAGTGTTCTTGCATATGTTTCTGGTGGGATGTTGTCCGAAAGGGGACACACCTACACGATAGAAGGGTCGTACGTGCATCGATCGTGCAAGATTTTGGACACGACGAAAAGGGTTGTGGCTGAGATCAAGAAGAAAGAGGCCTTACCAGGAGGCGTGTCTTTTGGACTAGAAGTGTTTGATTTAATAGTTAAGCCTGGAATTGAATCAAGATTTGCCATGGCTATTGTAATATTACTGGATCGGATGTTTTCCTGA